One window of the Streptomyces sp. ITFR-21 genome contains the following:
- a CDS encoding protein kinase domain-containing protein yields MVDRNDTTAGSGASQNSGQWGVGSMVGEGRYRLSGKLGRGGMAEVFAAEDVRLGRTVAVKLLRSDLAEDPVSKARFTREAQAVAGLNHHAVVAVYDSGEDRTATGTVPYIIMELVEGHTIKDLLTGPTLPPVDQALLITSGVLDALAYSHQHGIVHRDIKPANVIITSTGQVKVMDFGIARALHGAASTMTQTGMVMGTPQYLSPEQALGKTVDNRSDLYATGCLLYELLALRPPFTGETPLSVVYQHVQDLPRPPSQVNHRVPPELDGLVLRALAKQPEDRFQSAEEMRGVVGYALQALNDQGGWAGGRWNTGAIGAVAPGPGTAPTVVAQGGPQTGFGNTAELGLPLLAGISGTGGPDDVHGYGAPPPPGGNRWLKPTLFAVVTVLVIVLGVFLAATHGNGAGGKPSETTSPTVSQDTGQQPTPEPSDEPTGSGQISTGPSRTPTETPTETATTSTPTSTAPSTEPPTTPASSAPSTKPPTTAPPTAPPTEPPTSPDDPPTTDGGLGGSSGGDSGGPGGDSHPHLSR; encoded by the coding sequence ATGGTCGACCGGAACGATACGACGGCCGGCAGCGGAGCGTCGCAGAACTCCGGCCAGTGGGGCGTGGGCTCCATGGTGGGCGAGGGGCGCTACCGGCTGAGCGGGAAGCTCGGCCGCGGCGGCATGGCCGAGGTGTTCGCCGCCGAGGACGTCCGGCTGGGGCGGACCGTCGCGGTGAAGCTGCTGCGCAGCGACCTGGCCGAGGACCCGGTGTCCAAGGCCCGCTTCACCCGCGAGGCACAGGCCGTGGCGGGTCTGAACCACCACGCGGTGGTCGCCGTCTACGATTCGGGTGAGGACCGCACCGCCACCGGCACCGTGCCGTACATCATCATGGAGCTGGTCGAGGGCCACACCATCAAGGACCTGCTGACCGGGCCGACCCTGCCGCCGGTCGACCAGGCGCTGCTGATCACCTCCGGGGTACTGGACGCCCTCGCCTACAGCCACCAGCACGGCATCGTGCACCGTGACATTAAACCCGCCAATGTGATCATCACATCGACGGGTCAGGTCAAGGTGATGGACTTCGGCATCGCCAGGGCGCTGCACGGAGCCGCCAGCACCATGACGCAGACCGGCATGGTCATGGGCACCCCGCAGTACCTGTCCCCCGAGCAGGCGCTCGGCAAGACCGTCGACAACCGCAGCGACCTCTACGCCACCGGCTGCCTGCTCTACGAGCTGCTCGCGCTGCGCCCGCCCTTCACCGGCGAGACCCCGCTGTCGGTGGTCTACCAGCACGTCCAGGACCTGCCCCGACCGCCTTCCCAGGTCAATCACCGGGTACCGCCGGAGCTGGACGGCCTGGTGCTGCGGGCGCTTGCCAAGCAGCCCGAGGACCGCTTCCAGAGCGCCGAGGAGATGCGCGGCGTCGTCGGGTACGCCCTGCAGGCGCTCAACGACCAGGGTGGCTGGGCCGGCGGCCGGTGGAACACCGGTGCGATCGGCGCGGTCGCGCCCGGTCCCGGCACCGCGCCCACCGTCGTCGCCCAGGGCGGCCCGCAGACCGGCTTCGGCAACACCGCGGAGCTGGGCCTGCCGCTGCTGGCCGGGATCTCCGGCACCGGCGGCCCGGACGACGTGCACGGCTACGGCGCGCCCCCGCCGCCCGGCGGCAACCGCTGGCTGAAGCCGACGCTGTTCGCGGTCGTCACGGTGCTGGTCATCGTCCTCGGTGTCTTCCTCGCCGCCACTCACGGCAACGGCGCGGGCGGCAAGCCCTCCGAGACCACCTCGCCCACGGTCAGCCAGGACACCGGGCAGCAGCCGACCCCCGAGCCCTCCGACGAGCCGACCGGCAGCGGCCAGATCAGCACCGGGCCGAGCCGGACCCCGACGGAGACCCCGACCGAGACCGCCACCACCAGTACGCCGACGAGTACCGCGCCCTCCACCGAGCCGCCGACGACACCGGCCAGTAGCGCGCCTTCCACCAAGCCGCCGACGACAGCGCCGCCGACCGCGCCCCCCACGGAACCCCCGACCAGCCCCGACGACCCCCCGACGACCGACGGCGGCCTCGGCGGGAGTTCGGGCGGCGATTCCGGGGGTCCCGGGGGCGACAGCCACCCGCACCTCAGCAGGTGA
- a CDS encoding phosphotransferase, with the protein MTGTAPAPPPLTVLLRRYEDAGTPLACEPVPRGLLNRGWRLTTTEGRFFLKQYIAADTAAPGVIARQHYATRRLAQLGLPVAAPLPDGGGATVTEAHGNGYALFPWIEGRHREGTDLSPAQSRRLGSLLGRVHTGLARVQPPSGVGRHASAHPDRTHAHIDQLLALVRGHRPYDAFDALAEHRLLERRALLRQYAHRRPPAAEGPVTGWVHGDFHPLNLLYRGDEPAAIVDWDRLGVLPRAEEAVRAAAIFFVHPVTGRLDLRKVRGYARAYRRCARVAAAEVAAAVHRVWWERLNDFWMLHWRYQRRDRRSDPLFPAASALAVWWTQEYEAVLAAFTC; encoded by the coding sequence GTGACGGGCACGGCACCGGCGCCGCCGCCGCTGACGGTTCTGCTGCGCCGCTACGAGGACGCGGGAACCCCCCTGGCCTGCGAACCGGTACCCCGCGGCCTGCTCAACCGGGGCTGGCGGCTGACCACCACCGAGGGCCGCTTCTTCCTCAAGCAGTACATCGCCGCCGACACGGCGGCGCCCGGCGTGATCGCCCGCCAGCACTACGCCACCCGGCGGCTGGCCCAGCTCGGCCTGCCGGTGGCCGCCCCGCTGCCGGACGGCGGCGGCGCCACCGTCACCGAGGCCCACGGCAACGGCTACGCCCTCTTCCCCTGGATCGAGGGCCGCCACCGGGAGGGCACTGATCTGAGCCCCGCCCAGTCCCGTCGGCTCGGCTCCCTGCTCGGCCGGGTACACACCGGCCTGGCCCGGGTGCAGCCGCCGTCGGGTGTCGGCCGACACGCCAGCGCCCACCCCGACCGTACCCACGCCCACATCGACCAGCTGCTCGCGCTGGTCCGCGGCCACCGCCCGTACGACGCCTTCGACGCGCTCGCCGAGCACCGGCTGCTGGAACGCCGCGCGCTGCTGCGCCAGTACGCCCACCGCCGCCCGCCCGCCGCCGAGGGACCGGTCACCGGCTGGGTGCACGGCGACTTCCACCCGCTGAACCTGCTCTACCGCGGCGACGAACCGGCCGCGATCGTCGACTGGGACCGGCTCGGCGTCCTCCCGCGGGCGGAGGAGGCGGTTCGGGCCGCCGCGATCTTCTTCGTCCATCCGGTGACCGGCCGCCTGGACCTGCGCAAGGTCCGCGGCTACGCGCGGGCGTACCGGCGCTGCGCGCGGGTGGCCGCGGCGGAGGTGGCCGCGGCCGTGCACCGGGTGTGGTGGGAGCGGCTCAACGACTTCTGGATGCTGCACTGGCGCTACCAGCGGCGCGACCGCCGCTCCGACCCGCTGTTCCCGGCCGCCTCGGCGCTCGCCGTGTGGTGGACCCAGGAGTACGAGGCGGTGCTGGCCGCCTTCACCTGCTGA
- a CDS encoding response regulator transcription factor: protein MREEGNIRVFLLDDHEVVRRGFRELLLAEPGVEIVGEAADAAEAMTAVQDARPDVALLDVRLPDGSGVEVCREIRSRDPAVKCLMLTSFTDDEAVFDAVMAGASGYVLKVISGGDLVRAVKEVAAGESLLEPGAGATVLARLRGGGNRTASDPDHDPGDLTEQELRILDLIGDGLTDRQIGQRTRLAEKTVRKHVSSLLAKLGMTRHPHAAAYGARARPTGGAAGSDDGGP from the coding sequence GTGCGCGAAGAAGGAAATATCCGGGTATTCCTGCTGGACGACCATGAAGTGGTCCGGCGGGGGTTCCGCGAGCTGCTGCTGGCCGAACCCGGCGTCGAGATCGTCGGTGAGGCGGCCGACGCGGCCGAGGCGATGACCGCCGTCCAGGACGCCCGGCCCGACGTGGCGCTCCTCGACGTACGGCTGCCGGACGGCTCCGGGGTGGAGGTCTGCCGGGAGATCCGCTCCCGGGACCCGGCGGTGAAGTGCCTGATGCTGACCTCCTTCACGGACGACGAGGCGGTCTTCGACGCGGTCATGGCGGGCGCGTCGGGCTATGTACTGAAGGTGATCAGCGGCGGTGACCTCGTCCGGGCGGTGAAGGAGGTCGCGGCGGGCGAGTCGCTGCTGGAGCCGGGCGCCGGCGCGACGGTGCTGGCGCGGCTGCGCGGCGGCGGGAACCGGACCGCCTCCGATCCCGACCACGATCCGGGCGACCTGACCGAGCAGGAGCTGCGGATCCTGGACCTGATCGGCGACGGCCTCACCGACCGGCAGATCGGCCAGCGGACGCGGCTGGCCGAGAAGACGGTCAGGAAGCACGTGTCGTCGCTGCTGGCGAAGCTCGGAATGACCCGGCACCCACACGCGGCGGCGTACGGGGCGCGGGCGCGGCCGACCGGCGGAGCCGCCGGATCCGACGACGGCGGACCTTGA
- the pdhA gene encoding pyruvate dehydrogenase (acetyl-transferring) E1 component subunit alpha has product MSVKSTAARRPTRGGAKRRGDEPGLVQLLTPEGERVEHSEYSIDLTPEELRGLYRDMVLTRRFDAEAITLQRQGELGLWASLLGQEAAQIGSGRATRPDDYIFPTYREHGVAWTRDVDPLNLLGMFRGVNNGGWDPDENNFHLYTIVIGSQTLHATGYAMGIAKDGADAAVIAYFGDGASSQGDVAEAFTFAAVYNAPVVFFCQNNQWAISEPTEKQSRVPIYQRAAGYGFPGVRVDGNDVLAVLAVTRAALEHARSGQGPMLVEAFTYRMGAHTTTDDPTRYRSDDERVEWATKDPIARLRSYLDRQELAGEEFHAALETEADALAKRVRDGVRNMPNPQTMAIFENAYADGHPLVDEERAQFAAYQAAFADAPEHSEGPAAASGKGH; this is encoded by the coding sequence GTGAGCGTGAAGAGCACTGCCGCGCGGAGGCCGACCCGCGGCGGCGCGAAGCGCCGTGGGGACGAGCCTGGGCTCGTACAGCTGCTGACCCCCGAGGGCGAGCGCGTCGAGCACAGCGAGTACTCCATCGACCTGACGCCGGAAGAGCTGCGCGGCCTGTACCGCGACATGGTGCTGACCCGCCGCTTCGACGCCGAGGCGATCACCCTGCAGCGGCAGGGCGAGCTGGGGCTGTGGGCCTCGCTGCTGGGCCAGGAGGCGGCCCAGATCGGGTCCGGGCGGGCCACCCGTCCGGACGACTACATCTTCCCCACCTACCGCGAGCACGGCGTCGCCTGGACCCGGGACGTCGACCCGCTGAACCTGCTGGGCATGTTCCGCGGCGTGAACAACGGCGGCTGGGACCCCGACGAGAACAACTTCCACCTCTACACCATCGTGATCGGCTCGCAGACCCTGCACGCCACCGGATACGCGATGGGCATCGCCAAGGACGGCGCGGACGCCGCGGTCATCGCGTACTTCGGTGACGGCGCCTCCAGCCAGGGCGACGTGGCCGAGGCGTTCACCTTCGCGGCCGTCTACAACGCGCCGGTGGTGTTCTTCTGCCAGAACAACCAGTGGGCGATCTCCGAGCCGACCGAGAAGCAGTCCCGGGTGCCGATCTACCAGCGCGCGGCCGGCTACGGCTTCCCCGGCGTCCGGGTCGACGGCAACGACGTACTCGCCGTGCTGGCGGTCACCCGGGCGGCCCTGGAGCACGCCCGCAGCGGCCAGGGCCCGATGCTGGTGGAGGCGTTCACGTACCGGATGGGCGCGCACACCACCACCGACGACCCGACCCGCTACCGCAGCGACGACGAGCGGGTGGAATGGGCCACCAAGGACCCCATCGCCCGGCTGCGCAGCTATCTCGACCGTCAGGAACTGGCCGGCGAGGAGTTCCACGCCGCGCTGGAGACCGAGGCGGACGCGCTCGCCAAGCGGGTACGGGACGGGGTCCGGAACATGCCGAACCCGCAGACCATGGCGATCTTCGAGAACGCCTACGCCGACGGCCACCCCCTCGTCGACGAGGAGCGCGCGCAGTTCGCGGCCTACCAGGCCGCCTTCGCCGACGCCCCCGAGCACTCCGAAGGTCCCGCGGCAGCCTCCGGGAAGGGGCACTGA
- a CDS encoding alpha-ketoacid dehydrogenase subunit beta has protein sequence MSETAPQMAMSKALNESLRKALENDPKVLIMGEDVGKLGGVFRITDGLYKDFGEDRVIDTPLAESGIVGTAIGLALRGYRPVVEIQFDGFVFPAYDQIVTQLAKMHARALGKIKLPVVVRIPYGGGIGAVEHHSESPETLFAHIAGLKVVSPANPSDAYWMLQQAIECDDPVIFFEPKRRYWDKGAVDVGAVPRGLHKAVVVRPGTDLTLAAYGPMVKVCLEAAAAAANEGRDLEVLDLRSLSPIDFDTIQASVEKTRRLVVVHEAPVFYGAGGEIAARITERSFYHLEAPVLRVGGFHVPYPPARLEDEYLPGLDRVLDSVDRALAF, from the coding sequence ATGAGCGAGACGGCACCCCAGATGGCCATGTCGAAGGCCCTCAACGAGTCGCTGCGCAAGGCCCTGGAGAACGACCCCAAGGTCCTCATCATGGGCGAGGACGTCGGCAAGCTCGGCGGCGTCTTCCGGATCACCGACGGCCTCTACAAGGATTTCGGCGAGGACCGGGTGATCGACACCCCGCTGGCCGAGTCCGGCATCGTGGGCACCGCGATCGGCCTGGCGCTGCGCGGCTACCGGCCGGTGGTGGAGATCCAGTTCGACGGCTTCGTCTTCCCCGCGTACGACCAGATCGTCACCCAGCTCGCCAAGATGCACGCCCGCGCGCTCGGCAAGATCAAGCTTCCGGTCGTCGTCCGCATCCCCTACGGCGGCGGCATCGGCGCGGTGGAGCACCACAGTGAGTCGCCGGAGACGCTGTTCGCGCACATCGCCGGACTGAAGGTGGTGTCGCCGGCCAACCCGTCGGACGCCTACTGGATGCTCCAGCAGGCCATCGAGTGCGACGACCCGGTGATCTTCTTCGAGCCCAAGCGGCGCTACTGGGACAAGGGCGCGGTCGACGTCGGGGCGGTGCCGCGCGGGCTGCACAAGGCGGTCGTGGTCAGGCCCGGCACCGATCTGACGCTCGCGGCGTACGGGCCGATGGTCAAGGTGTGCCTGGAGGCCGCCGCCGCGGCGGCCAACGAGGGCCGCGACCTGGAGGTGCTGGACCTGCGGTCGCTGTCCCCGATCGACTTCGACACGATCCAGGCGTCGGTGGAGAAGACCCGCAGGCTGGTCGTCGTCCACGAGGCGCCGGTGTTCTACGGGGCCGGGGGGGAGATCGCGGCGCGGATCACCGAGCGGTCCTTCTACCATCTGGAGGCGCCGGTGCTGCGGGTGGGCGGTTTCCACGTGCCCTACCCGCCGGCCCGGCTGGAGGACGAGTATCTGCCGGGCCTGGACCGCGTACTCGACTCCGTCGACCGCGCGCTGGCGTTCTGA
- a CDS encoding dihydrolipoamide acetyltransferase family protein, with amino-acid sequence MTARTQRFLEFRMPDVGEGLTEAEILKWYVGVGDAVTDGQVVCEVETAKAAVELPIPYDGVVSEIRFGEGTTVDVGTPIIVVEAGEGAGGAASTGEPSAGGAPRTAEPEPAAGTGAAGAGPDQAEGGKREAVLVGYGVAASATTRRARKPQGPSDGPRTAGAVPQQPTEANGHAVPAPVPASASAPAPAPVSAPASPPVRAAAPPLAPEPAPSVERPLAKPPVRKLAKDLGIDLATVVPTGPNGEVTREDIRAAAVPPGRLTSTEAPEPAVAAGGAARETRVPVKGVRRATAQAMVASAFTAPHVTEFVTFDITRTMKLVQKLREDRAFAGLKVSPLLLVAKALLVAVRRNPEVNASWDEERQEIVRKSYVNLGIAAATPRGLIVPNIKDAQDKTLPELAAALGELVTTAREGRTSPATMQGGTVTITNVGVFGIDTGTPILNPGESAILAFGAVKLQPWVHKGKVKPRHVTTLALSFDHRLVDGELGSKVLADVAAVLEQPQRMITWT; translated from the coding sequence ATGACCGCACGGACGCAGCGGTTTCTCGAGTTCAGGATGCCGGACGTCGGCGAGGGGCTGACCGAGGCGGAGATCCTCAAGTGGTACGTCGGGGTCGGCGACGCGGTGACCGACGGGCAGGTGGTCTGCGAGGTGGAGACCGCCAAGGCGGCCGTCGAGCTGCCCATTCCGTACGACGGGGTGGTCAGCGAGATCCGCTTCGGCGAGGGCACGACGGTCGACGTCGGCACGCCGATCATCGTGGTGGAGGCGGGGGAGGGCGCCGGCGGGGCCGCCTCCACCGGTGAGCCGTCGGCGGGGGGCGCGCCGCGGACCGCGGAGCCCGAGCCCGCCGCGGGTACGGGCGCCGCCGGCGCCGGTCCCGACCAGGCCGAGGGCGGCAAGCGGGAAGCGGTGCTGGTGGGGTACGGGGTCGCGGCCTCGGCCACCACCCGGCGGGCGCGCAAGCCGCAGGGGCCGTCGGACGGGCCGCGGACGGCCGGGGCGGTGCCCCAGCAGCCGACCGAGGCCAACGGGCACGCGGTTCCCGCGCCGGTCCCGGCCTCCGCTTCGGCCCCCGCGCCCGCCCCGGTCTCCGCTCCGGCGTCCCCGCCGGTCCGGGCCGCCGCGCCCCCGCTCGCCCCGGAGCCCGCGCCGTCCGTCGAGCGGCCGCTCGCCAAGCCGCCGGTGCGCAAGCTCGCGAAGGACCTCGGCATCGACCTGGCGACGGTGGTGCCGACCGGCCCCAACGGCGAGGTCACGCGGGAGGACATCCGCGCCGCCGCGGTCCCGCCCGGCCGGCTCACCTCGACCGAAGCGCCCGAACCGGCCGTCGCGGCCGGCGGCGCCGCGCGGGAGACCCGGGTCCCCGTCAAGGGCGTCCGCAGGGCCACCGCGCAGGCGATGGTGGCCAGCGCGTTCACCGCGCCGCACGTCACCGAGTTCGTGACGTTCGACATCACCCGGACGATGAAGCTGGTCCAAAAGCTCAGGGAGGACCGGGCCTTCGCCGGTCTGAAGGTCAGTCCGCTGCTGCTGGTCGCCAAGGCCCTGCTGGTCGCCGTCCGGCGCAACCCGGAGGTCAACGCGTCGTGGGACGAGGAGCGGCAGGAGATCGTGCGCAAGTCGTACGTGAACCTGGGCATCGCCGCGGCCACCCCGCGCGGCCTGATCGTGCCCAACATCAAGGACGCGCAGGACAAGACGCTGCCCGAACTGGCGGCGGCCCTCGGCGAACTGGTCACCACCGCCCGCGAGGGCAGGACGTCGCCGGCCACCATGCAGGGCGGCACCGTCACCATCACCAATGTGGGCGTCTTCGGCATCGACACCGGGACACCCATCCTCAACCCCGGCGAGTCCGCGATCCTCGCGTTCGGCGCGGTCAAGCTCCAGCCGTGGGTGCACAAGGGCAAGGTGAAGCCCCGGCACGTCACCACCCTGGCGCTGTCCTTCGACCACCGGCTGGTCGACGGCGAGCTGGGCTCCAAGGTGCTGGCGGACGTGGCGGCGGTCCTGGAGCAGCCCCAGCGGATGATCACCTGGACGTGA